From the Priestia aryabhattai genome, one window contains:
- a CDS encoding APC family permease, which yields MNNLHRRMGTFALTMTGLGSIIGSGWLFGAWRAAQIAGPAAILSWVIGMVVILFIALSYSELGSMFPEAGGMVKYTQYSHGSFIGFIAAWANWIAIVSVIPVEAVASVQYMSSWPWEWAKWTSHLVKKGTLTGEGLAIATVLLIIYFLLNYWTVGLFSKANSLITIFKIVIPGLTIGALLFVGFHGENFTSGSSIAPNGWASVLTAVATSGIVFAFNGFQSPINMAGEAKNPGRAIPIAVVGSILVATVIYLLLQIAFIGAVNPSDIAKGWSHLNFNSPFADLAIALNINWLVIVLYADAFVSPSGTGITYTATTARMIYGMEQNKYLPSVLGRLHPIYGVPRQAMFFNLAVSLVFLFLFRGWGVLAEIISVATLISYITGPVTVMTLRRTGSDLYRPLRLKGLSIIAPLGFIFASLTLYWARWPLTGQVLFIILIGLPIYFYYQAKAKWKGFRQNFKGGVWMVVYLLCMMTISWLGSEKFGGLNVIKYGWDMGIIVVVSLLFYTWALKSGFKTEYLENGRKVNDGLKAAAAETAASKES from the coding sequence ATGAACAATTTACATCGAAGAATGGGAACATTCGCGTTAACCATGACGGGACTTGGATCTATTATTGGTTCCGGCTGGTTATTTGGAGCGTGGCGAGCAGCTCAAATTGCAGGGCCAGCTGCTATTTTATCATGGGTCATTGGAATGGTCGTTATTTTATTTATTGCACTTTCTTACAGTGAATTAGGATCCATGTTTCCCGAAGCTGGCGGGATGGTCAAGTATACGCAGTACTCACACGGTTCGTTTATTGGTTTTATCGCTGCTTGGGCAAACTGGATTGCGATTGTATCCGTTATCCCGGTCGAAGCAGTAGCTTCTGTACAGTATATGAGCTCGTGGCCTTGGGAATGGGCAAAGTGGACAAGCCACCTCGTAAAAAAAGGAACGTTAACTGGCGAAGGATTAGCTATCGCTACCGTGCTATTGATTATTTACTTTTTACTGAATTATTGGACAGTTGGATTGTTTTCCAAGGCCAACTCGTTAATTACTATTTTTAAAATTGTTATACCAGGACTTACAATTGGAGCACTTTTATTTGTAGGCTTTCACGGCGAGAATTTCACTTCTGGAAGCAGCATCGCACCAAACGGTTGGGCTAGTGTGCTAACAGCTGTTGCTACGTCTGGGATTGTATTCGCTTTTAACGGTTTTCAAAGCCCAATTAATATGGCCGGAGAAGCAAAGAATCCTGGAAGAGCTATTCCGATTGCGGTTGTAGGCTCAATTTTAGTGGCTACAGTCATTTATTTGCTTCTTCAAATTGCTTTTATCGGTGCAGTAAATCCTTCTGATATTGCGAAGGGATGGAGTCATTTAAACTTTAACTCTCCATTTGCAGATTTAGCCATTGCACTTAACATTAACTGGCTTGTAATTGTCCTGTATGCAGATGCGTTTGTTTCACCATCTGGAACAGGTATTACGTATACAGCTACTACTGCTCGAATGATTTATGGTATGGAACAAAATAAATATTTGCCAAGTGTCCTAGGACGCCTTCATCCGATTTATGGTGTTCCGCGTCAAGCCATGTTTTTTAACTTAGCTGTTTCTCTTGTCTTTTTGTTTTTATTTCGGGGCTGGGGCGTGCTTGCTGAAATTATTTCAGTCGCTACGCTTATCTCTTACATTACAGGTCCTGTTACGGTTATGACGCTAAGACGAACTGGCAGCGATTTATATCGTCCCCTTCGTTTAAAAGGATTAAGCATTATTGCGCCGCTCGGTTTTATTTTTGCTTCTTTAACGCTATATTGGGCGCGCTGGCCGCTAACTGGACAAGTTTTGTTTATTATTTTAATCGGCCTTCCTATTTATTTTTATTATCAAGCAAAGGCTAAATGGAAAGGCTTTCGACAGAACTTCAAAGGCGGCGTATGGATGGTCGTATACTTACTTTGTATGATGACTATTTCATGGCTTGGAAGTGAAAAGTTTGGCGGCCTTAATGTCATTAAATATGGATGGGATATGGGAATTATTGTTGTTGTTTCTCTTCTCTTCTACACATGGGCTTTAAAAAGCGGCTTCAAAACGGAGTATTTAGAGAATGGAAGAAAAGTAAATGACGGCTTAAAAGCAGCAGCGGCTGAAACAGCCGCTTCCAAAGAGTCATAA